From Rhizophagus irregularis chromosome 9, complete sequence, the proteins below share one genomic window:
- a CDS encoding threonyl-tRNA synthetase: MEYLEGVVVSNLPQTTKSDKKAKKSQKSQKGVSDNGYPLELDPPPEYIVHRIKLFEEWKKAYDEEIKNRPRVPITVTFPDGRKLEATAWETTPLEIAKNISKSLYERTVIAKVNGVLFDLIRPLEIDCTLELLDFEHEEGKKVFWHSSAHVLGEACERHYGCNLCIGPPIEEGFYYEMGIKDRVVHQSDYENLKKIATKAISEKQPFERLVISKENLLEMFKHNQYKVHLIKSKIQDGTSTTVYRCGPLIDLCMGPHVPHTGRIKAFDITKNSASYFLGDANNDSLQRIYGISFPDKKQLTEYKAFVEEAAKRSHRKIGQEQELFFFDELSPGSCFFLPNGARVYNTLVDFIKTEYRKRGYNEVITPNMYNTKLWEKSGHLQNYEENMFSFEVEKEKFALKPMNCPGHCLMFKHRDRSYRELPIRLADFGVLHRNELSGALTGLTRVRRFQQDDAHIFCRHDQVEDEIKGVLEFLKYVYGIFGFTYQLKLSTRPDKYLGTIEVWDQAEKKLEDSLNKFGEPWELNPGDGAFYGPKIDITISDALKRKHQCATLQLDFQLPERFDLEYRTQTVNDAENTYARPIMIHRAILGSVERMIAILTENFGGKWPFWLSPRQVIVIPVANSFSSYAQKVADACFDAKLYVETDLGENTLNKKIRNAEISQFNFIFVVGAEEEATNSVNIRNRDDAGTKTKGETILLKEALEKLVKLKDEKRLKNSLNPDDNSKSN, translated from the exons ATGGAATACTTGGAAGGCGTTGTCGTTTCTAATTTACCTCAAACTACTAAGAGTGATAAAAAAGCCAAGAAATCACAGAAATCACAAAAAGGAGTTTCCGATAATGGATACCCATTGGAg cTTGACCCTCCTCCAGAATATATCGTTCACCgaatcaaattatttgaagaatggaaaaaagCTTACgatgaagaaattaaaa aTAGACCACGTGTTCCGATTACTGTAACCTTCCCTGATGGTCGAAAATTAGAGGCAACAGCCTGGGAAACTACTCCCTTGgaaattgcaaaaaatatttccaaatcCTTGTATGAACGTACTGTGATTGCTAag GTTAATGGCGTTTTATTCGATCTAATTCGACCACTTGAAATTGATTGTACTTTAGAGTTATTGGACTTTGAACATGAAGAAG gaAAAAAGGTATTTTGGCATTCGAGTGCCCATGTTCTAGGTGAAGCCTGTGAGCGTCATTATGGTTGTAATCTTTGCATTGGTCCACCAATAGAAGAAGGCTTTTATTATGAAATGGGTATCAAAGATCG tgTTGTACACCAAAGTGACTATGAAAACCTCAAAAAAATTGCAACTAAAGCCATAAGCGAAAAACAACCTTTTGAACGTTTAGTTAtctcaaaagaaaatttgttggAAATGTTCAAGCATAATCAATATAAAGTTCACCTTATAAAATCCAAGATTCAAGATGGAACATCTACCACTGTATATCGTTGTGGTCCACTGATTGATTTATGTATGGGTCCTCATGTTCCTCATACAGGAAGAATCAAAGCATTCGATATCACAAAG aattctGCATCATATTTTCTTGGTGATGCAAATAATGATTCTCTTCAACGTATTTATGGTATTTCTTTCCCAGATAAAAAACAACTGACAGAATATAAGGCATTTGTTGAAGAAGCTGCTAAGCGTTCTCATAGAAAAATTGGTCAG GAGCAagaacttttcttttttgatgaACTTAGTCCTGGAAGTTGTTTTTTCCTTCCAAATGGAGCTAGAGTTTACAATACTTTAGTTGActttataaaa aCAGAATATCGTAAACGAGGTTATAATGAAGTGATTACTCCTAATAtgtataatactaaattatggGAAAAATCAGGGCATTTACAAAATTACGAG gaAAACATGTTTAGTTTTGAggttgaaaaagaaaaatttgcacTAAAACCAATGAACTGTCCAGGTCATTGTTTAATGTTTAAACATAGGGATCGATCATATCGAGAATTACCTATTCGACTTGCTGATTTTGGAGTTTTACATCGTAATGAGCTAAGTGGTGCCTTAACAGGTCTTACTCGTGTTAGAAGATTTCAACAAGATGATGCACATATATTCTGCAGACATGATCAA GTGGAGGATGAAATTAAAGGTGttttagaatttttgaaatatgttTATGGTATTTTTGGATTTACTTATCAACTTAAATTGTCTACTCGGCCCGATAAGTATTTGGGTACTATTGAAGTTTGGGATCAAGCTGAAAAG aaattagaagattctttaaataaatttggtgAGCCTTGGGAACTTAATCCAGGTGACGGGGCATTTTATGGTCCAAAA attgaTATTACAATATCAGATGCTCTTAAAAGAAAACATCAATGTGCTACTTTACAGCTTGATTTCCAACTGCCAGAACGATTTGACCTAGAATATCGTACTCAAACAGTTAATGATGCTGAGAATACATATGCTCGGCCAATTATGATTCATCGTGCGATATTAGGTTCCGTAGAACGTATGATTGCAATTTTAACAGAAAATTTTGGTGGCAAATG GCCATTTTGGCTTTCTCCTCGTCAAGTGATAGTCATACCGGTTGCAAACAGTTTCAGTAGCTATGCTCAAAAAGTTGCTGATGCTTGCTTTGATGCCAAATTATATGTAGAAACTGATTTGGGTGAAAACACTTTAAACAAAAAGATTCGGAATGCGGAAATATCccaatttaactttatttttg TTGTTGGTGCTGAAGAAGAAGCTACAAATTCTGTAAATATTCGTAATCGAGATGATGCTGGTACAAAAACAAAAGGAGAAACAATCCTTTTAAAAGAAGCTTTggaaaaattagtaaaattaaaagatgaaaaaagattaaagaacagTTTAAATCCAGATGATaattcaaaatcaaattaa